GCGTAGATCTCAGGCTTCAAGACCCCGATGAAGGGGAGATTGCGATAAACCTCAGCATAGTCCAGGCCATAGCCCACCAGGAACTCATCAGGCACTTCAAAGCCGCAGTAATCGATATTCACATCCACCGTGCGGCGGGAAGGCTTGGACAGCAGGGAGCAGAGCTTCACGCTGGCAGGCTTCCTCTCGCGGAAATACTTCATGAGGTAGTTCATGGTGGTGCCGGAATCTATGATGTCCTCAATGACGATGAGGTGCTTGCCCTCAATGTCATAGTCCAGGTCCTTCAGGATCTTCACGGAACCCGTGGTAGAGGTGCCATTGCCATAGCTGGAGGCAATCATGAAGTCAAAGCGCACAGGCAGGTCAATCTGCTGCACCAGGTCGGTGTAGAAGTTGACGGCTCCCTTCAGGATACCAACGCAGTAGATTTCCTCCTTCACGTCCTTGTAGTCCTCGGTGATCTGGCGGCCCAGCTCGGCAACCTTCTCGCGGATTTGCTCTTCGCTGAATACTACCTTTTCGATATCGTCTCTCATCATGATGGGTTTACCTCTCCTCTTACATAAGTCTTGCATAAAGTTTCTTTTTTTCCCGGTACAGCCGCAGGCACCTGCCGTGAGGAAGCTGCTGCTGGCTACCGGCATGGCCCGTTTCCAGGACATGGCAGAGCCTTTGCACATGGGCATAGGGCAGGTCCTTGTGAGAACCTGTTTCCTGCTGCCAGAAAAGCCTCAGTACGTGCCATTTGAGTGCCTGTGGCAGTTTCCTAAAACCTTCTGCCTCCAGGCCCTCTTTTCCTGCTAATCTTTCAAAAGACTTTTGCGCCTCTGCCCCTATGAAGTCAGACTCTGCGGCGCTGATGGAGGCCAGCTGGCAGAGGGCCTGCACCAGTCGGGGATTGTACTCCTCCTTGAGCCTGGGCAGGGTTTCCAGCCGCAGGCGGTTGCGGGTGCAGTCCAGGAGCTCATTGGTGGCATCCTGCCGGGGGGTCAGTCCCCGCACCTTGCAGTATTCCTCAATGGCAGTCCGGGGAGCAAAGAGCAGGGGGCGGATAAGGGGAAGCTCCCCTTCCGCCCTGGGCCGCATGGCTGCCAGCCCTGTGATGCCCGTGCCCCGCAAAAGCCGCATGAGCACCGTTTCCGCCTGGTCGTCAGCCTGATGGGCGGTGGCAATCAGGTCAAGCCCCCGGGCCTTCCTGGTCTTCTCCAAGAATTCATAGCGGCACTGGCGGGCAGCAGTTTCAAGGGACAGCTTGCCAGCCTCTGCAAAAGCGGGCACATCGCCGTGGGCGATGGTGCAGGGAATCTCCCTTTCCTGGCAGAATCTCGCCACGAAGGCGGCATCCTCACGGGAGGCTCCGTCCTCCACTCTGATGCCGTGTTCAAAGTGAGCGGCTTCCACAGTGAAATTGTACTTGGACAGCCTTGAAAGCCGCCAGAGAATATCCAGCAGCGCCAGCGAGTCAGGCCCTCCCGAGCAGGCTGCCAGCACTCCGGCGCCGGAGGGGATAAGTCCTTCCCTTTCGCAGAATTTTGCTGTATCCTTCAGCAAGGCTTCCAACATGGAAGTTATCCTCCTTGATTAAGCAGAAAAAGCACCCTGGTAACAGAGTGCTTATGTACGCCAATAAACAGTCAGTCTGAACGGCGTGAACCCCGTCCCCCACGCTTGGAGTCAGTTTTGCGGCGCAAATCCGTGAGACGCTCGTCGCTATCCTTCAGGAATTTGGAAAGCTTATCCTCAAAGGAAGCGGAAGTACGGGCTCCCCCGAAACGTCCTCCCTGCCTGTGGAAATCCCTGGGAGCACGGGGCGGTCCGCCCTGGGCACGGAAGGAAGAACCACCGGCTGCGGGACGCGCTGCCTCCTCAGGCTTCTTTTCCTGAAGCTGCTTGATGGAAAGACCAATCTTGCCGCGGTCATCTACGCTGACCACCTTGACTTTGACCTTGTCCCTTTCGCTCAGGAAGTCATGGACATCCTTTACATAGACATCGGCCACCTCTGAAATATGGATGAGTCCGGTCTTTCCCTCCGGCAACTCCACAAAGGCACCAAAATTGCTGATACCCGTGACTACGCCCTCAACCACGCTGCCAACTTCAATGGACAATGAAATTCTTCCTCCTTAAGTACATGAGAATACATAGAGTATACCGTCAGGCCTCGAGCTGTGTCAAGGCTGCGCCTGCTTGCGCCCGGCACTTCCGGGACTGTAGGGCAGCTCACCCTGACGGGTCATGCCCAGCTCCTCCCGGGCCAGCTTTTCTATGTAATCCATCCGGTTAAGATTTTCCCTCTCCTGACGCAGGGCTTCGTTTTCCTGCCTGGCTGCCGCCAGACGCTGCTCCGCTGCCTCCTGGTCTTCACTGACCTGGCTCAGGTACATTTGCTGGGAAATCATAAT
This genomic interval from Selenomonas sp. AB3002 contains the following:
- a CDS encoding septum formation initiator family protein produces the protein MIPTRQPKKRRFSWFFLVLILVIAYFSSIMISQQMYLSQVSEDQEAAEQRLAAARQENEALRQERENLNRMDYIEKLAREELGMTRQGELPYSPGSAGRKQAQP
- the hpt gene encoding hypoxanthine phosphoribosyltransferase — its product is MMRDDIEKVVFSEEQIREKVAELGRQITEDYKDVKEEIYCVGILKGAVNFYTDLVQQIDLPVRFDFMIASSYGNGTSTTGSVKILKDLDYDIEGKHLIVIEDIIDSGTTMNYLMKYFRERKPASVKLCSLLSKPSRRTVDVNIDYCGFEVPDEFLVGYGLDYAEVYRNLPFIGVLKPEIYA
- a CDS encoding S1 domain-containing RNA-binding protein, with the translated sequence MSIEVGSVVEGVVTGISNFGAFVELPEGKTGLIHISEVADVYVKDVHDFLSERDKVKVKVVSVDDRGKIGLSIKQLQEKKPEEAARPAAGGSSFRAQGGPPRAPRDFHRQGGRFGGARTSASFEDKLSKFLKDSDERLTDLRRKTDSKRGGRGSRRSD
- the tilS gene encoding tRNA lysidine(34) synthetase TilS, which codes for MLEALLKDTAKFCEREGLIPSGAGVLAACSGGPDSLALLDILWRLSRLSKYNFTVEAAHFEHGIRVEDGASREDAAFVARFCQEREIPCTIAHGDVPAFAEAGKLSLETAARQCRYEFLEKTRKARGLDLIATAHQADDQAETVLMRLLRGTGITGLAAMRPRAEGELPLIRPLLFAPRTAIEEYCKVRGLTPRQDATNELLDCTRNRLRLETLPRLKEEYNPRLVQALCQLASISAAESDFIGAEAQKSFERLAGKEGLEAEGFRKLPQALKWHVLRLFWQQETGSHKDLPYAHVQRLCHVLETGHAGSQQQLPHGRCLRLYREKKKLYARLM